One segment of Urocitellus parryii isolate mUroPar1 chromosome 5, mUroPar1.hap1, whole genome shotgun sequence DNA contains the following:
- the Slc18a3 gene encoding vesicular acetylcholine transporter: MEPAAPAGQARAAATKLSEAVDAALQEPQRQRRLVLVIVCVALLLDNMLYMVIVPIVPDYIAHMRGGSESPTLTSEVWEPTLPPPTLANASAYTANTSSPTAAGPARSILRPRYPTESEDVKIGVLFASKAILQLLVNPLSGPFIDRMSYDVPLLIGLGVMFASTVMFAFAEDYATLFAARSLQGLGSAFADTSGIAMIADKYPEEPERSRALGVALAFISFGSLVAPPFGGILYEFAGKRVPFLVLAAVSLFDALLLLAVAKPFSAAARARANLPVGTPIHRLMLDPYIAVVAGALTTCNIPLAFLEPTIATWMKNTMAASEWEMGMAWLPAFVPHVLGVYLTVRLAARYPHLQWLYGALGLAVIGASSCIVPACRSFAPLVVSLCGLCFGIALVDTALLPTLAFLVDVRHVSVYGSVYAIADISYSVAYALGPIVAGHIVHSLGFEQLSLGMGLANLLYAPVLLLLRNVGFLTRSRSERDVLLDEPPQGLYDAVRLRERSVPGPDGEPCSPPGPFDRCEDDYNYYYTHS; the protein is encoded by the coding sequence ATGGAACCTGCGGCACCGGCCGGCCAGGCCCGGGCAGCGGCCACCAAGTTGTCGGAAGCGGTGGATGCGGCACTGCAAGAGCCCCAGAGGCAGCGGCGCCTGGTGCTGGTCATCGTGTGCGTGGCGCTGTTACTGGACAACATGCTGTACATGGTCATCGTACCCATCGTGCCAGACTACATCGCTCACATGCGCGGGGGCAGCGAGAGCCCCACCCTGACCTCCGAGGTGTGGGAGCCCACCCTGCCGCCGCCCACTCTGGCTAATGCTAGCGCCTACACTGCCAACACCTCGTCCCCGACGGCTGCCGGGCCTGCCCGATCGATCTTGCGGCCTCGCTACCCCACGGAAAGTGAAGATGTGAAAATTGGGGTTCTGTTTGCCTCCAAGGCTATACTGCAGTTGCTGGTGAATCCCTTGAGCGGGCCCTTCATTGACCGCATGAGCTACGACGTGCCGCTGCTTATTGGCTTGGGCGTTATGTTTGCCTCCACAGTTATGTTCGCCTTCGCCGAGGACTACGCCACGCTGTTCGCAGCACGCAGCCTGCAGGGCCTGGGTTCAGCCTTCGCCGACACGTCCGGCATTGCCATGATCGCGGACAAGTATCCTGAGGAGCCAGAGCGCAGTCGAGCGCTGGGCGTGGCGCTGGCGTTCATCAGTTTTGGAAGCCTAGTGGCACCGCCCTTCGGGGGCATCCTCTATGAGTTCGCTGGAAAGCGCGTGCCCTTTCTGGTGCTTGCTGCCGTGTCACTCTTCGACGCGCTGTTGCTGTTGGCGGTGGCCAAGCCCTTCTCTGCAGCTGCACGCGCTCGAGCCAACCTGCCGGTGGGCACGCCCATCCATCGCCTCATGCTGGACCCTTACATCGCTGTGGTAGCCGGCGCGCTGACCACTTGCAACATTCCCCTAGCCTTCCTCGAGCCCACTATCGCCACGTGGATGAAGAACACGATGGCGGCGTCGGAGTGGGAGATGGGAATGGCCTGGTTGCCGGCCTTTGTGCCCCACGTGCTAGGTGTCTACCTCACCGTACGCCTGGCGGCGCGCTATCCACACCTGCAGTGGCTGTATGGTGCGCTGGGGCTGGCAGTGATTGGCGCCAGCTCGTGCATTGTGCCAGCCTGCCGCTCCTTCGCGCCGCTAGTGGTCTCCCTCTGTGGCCTCTGCTTCGGCATTGCACTAGTGGACACCGCGCTGCTGCCCACGTTAGCCTTTCTCGTGGACGTGCGCCACGTCTCAGTCTACGGCAGCGTCTATGCCATCGCTGACATCTCCTATTCCGTGGCCTATGCGCTCGGGCCCATAGTAGCTGGCCATATTGTACACTCGCTTGGTTTTGAGCAGCTCAGCCTTGGCATGGGCCTGGCCAACCTGCTCTATGCGCCCGTCCTGTTGCTCCTGCGTAACGTGGGCTTCCTGACGCGCTCCCGGTCGGAACGGGATGTGCTGCTCGACGAGCCGCCGCAGGGTCTGTACGACGCGGTGCGCCTACGTGAGCGTTCTGTGCCGGGCCCGGATGGCGAGCCTTGCAGCCCGCCTGGCCCTTTTGACCGGTGCGAGGATGACTACAACTACTACTACACACACAGCTAG